The following is a genomic window from Ictalurus furcatus strain D&B chromosome 14, Billie_1.0, whole genome shotgun sequence.
TTAGATCCcgctctctcagacacacacacacacacacacacacgatcactcATGCAGTCtcatagtgtgttacagtcGGGTTCTGTCCTGTTCTGTAGGTGGGAAGTAATCGCCAACTACATGAACTTGCACTCGGGTAGCGGCATCAAAAGAACCGCCAAAGACGTCATCAATAAAGCTAAGACTCTACAAAAACTTGGTGAGTTCCgggttgatgatgtcactgtttGAAGAGCAGATCgtattatttaatgtgtttggtTTTTCTTCTACTTCTAGACCCTCACCAAAAGGAAGAAGTGAACAAAAAGGCTTTTGAGAAGTTTAAGAAAGAGCATTCCGCCGTCCCTCCGACTGTAGACAACGCCATGCCATCCGAGCGCTTCGAAGGTAAAGCGTCGCTGCAGAATCGCGCCCTCACACGTGTTTGTGAAATCACGGCCTCAGAAATCTTTCTCGTGCAGATTTGAGTTTACACCGCCGTGCTGTATGATCATTTACGGTTACTCCTTGTGGTTAGGATCAGCCAGCGACACCACTTCTGCTCCCTGGACTACGGAGGAGCAGAAGCTCCTGGAGCAGGCGCTGAAGACCTACCCTGTTAACACACCCGAGAGGTGGGACAAGATCGCCGCCACCGTGCCTGGACGAACCAAGAAGGACTGTATGAAGAGATACAAAGTAAGCGCTTCCACTTTTACCGAGAGCACGCCGTGTCATTAACTCTTTATTAACCGTCGATCCTTTCTGTCTCACAGGAGCTCGTGGAAATGATTAAAGCCAAGAAAGCTGCCCAGGAACAAGTTGCTGCTAAGAGTAAAAAATGACCGCAGGAAACAAGCGCacgtgcacaaacacacacacacactcacacttagcctcattttcttttaatgttattgtgtttgttctttattttataataaaacaaagaaaagaaaatgcacgACTCTGAATCCTCCTGGTTTGTAATGTACGTGACGCTGTCCTCGTCTGTCTCAGCTTCGTAACCAGTACATCCCGCTCTTGATCTGGTTGTAGTCTGCGAGCTCGTCAACAGGCCCTGAAACACATCGTGTCCatgtattaatattaaacaCATATTTAAAAACCTGTAGGACTGTGAGACTGATGGATGTTTCCGGGCCTCCGACCCAAGCGGAACGTTTCGAGGTAATTAAATCAAATCATTTATTAAAGGGTTCTGCTGGGGGGGGGGTCGAACCGGACCTGTTCTGAAGGAGTCAATACGACGGCGTACGTACCGACGGCTGCGATGGCTGGAGCTTTGTTGTAAATGTATTTGGTGCACACTTCCTTGATGGTGTTTGCGTCTATGGCCTTGGGTGGTGTAGAGAGACgggtgaagagaagagaacaagACACATTTAGGAGCTTTTAGTTTTGTCGgaaatgtgttatttataaTCAGCATGTAGTCTTACGTCGATTCTGGCCTCCAGTTCATGCAGCGGAATTCTGCGCCCGTAGCACAACATCTGCCTCCCGATGTCCTCGCAGATGGGCGTGGAACCTAACCCGAAAAAGCCAAAAGGTGTTCCGTTATAATCCCCAGCCGGTGTCCgtgtctctccgtctctgtgATCACAGGAGCAGACTTACCGTCTAAATGAAGCAGCATATTGGTCTTCAGGAGATTCTTTGCTCTCGCTACTTCACTCTCGGTCACGTTGGTGCACAGAGACAtcctgttaacacacacacacacaccgtttaAATGTAGGTAATGCTTAAAATACACGGCACTGTAGGAGTCACTCACCATTCCAGCTGTGTGAAGTGCACCATGTCGCTGACCGTGTTCGGCTCGCACACGGAGTAGATCCCCCACAGCCCGGTGTCCGTGTAGCAGGTGTTAAACGACTGGAAGCTGTGGCACAGGTTCCCCTGACACGCCATCTGGGCCAGTCTACTGGACAGATTCTGAGGGAGAACAGCAAGTTAACTCGAGACCTAAtccttattgtttttttcccccctaatccTAAAGCAAAGAGAGATACCGACCACGCCGCCACCGAAAGAGCGGTCCCAGTTCCCGATAAGCGTGTTGGCCACCATGAGCGGGATGGTGTCCGGGTGAGACCAACCCACCGCCTCCACGGCAATCGCTATGTGAGCCAGCGGCATCTTGTTATCCCCGACTcgaatctgtttaaaataaataagaaaacaagaCAATGGTGGAAGCTGTAGGAAGGaaagttattacatttataataataataataataataataataataatgatgatgatgatggatgttttttttagtcctgccctgaacgAGCTATTTCACATCACGGATGTTTACATGAGCCCCAATGCTTGTTCGTGCCACTGTTCATATGCATCATATTACCTCACTTCCAGTGAAGCTGCAAGGCGGTAATGCTGGAGCCTCGTCCCTGTAACTGGCTGGCAGCTTTCCAAAGTGGTATTTAGCCAAATCTATTAGTTCGCTATGGGACACTCCTGGAAAACCACAAAACAGATAAATTAAGATTCATCAAagtgcacaaaaaaacccacaatgccGTATGGGAATGATCAATCAAAAGGTTTTGTCTGTTATTCGCAATAAATGCTGCACATTGTAGTGTTaatctacgtgtgtgtgtgtgtgtttacctccAGCCGCAGCCAGCACGATCCTCGGCCCCTTGTAGTGAGTTGTAATATACTCCACGAGGTCTGCTCTGTTTATAGTCCTGTAAAACGCACCAGGCACGCTTAGCTACGAACGCTAACGTCAGTAAAAGCTTCGTTAATGCCGTTACGTCCGGGCACACGTACCTGATGTTCTCGGCCGGTCCGAGGATGGTTCTCCCTAAAGCGGTGTCCTGGTATGCCGTAGCATGCAGGTAGTCGAAGACGACTTCCTGTAGGTTGGTCTCCACTTCCTGCATCTCTCGGAGGATGACGCCACGCTCTCGCTCGATCTCCGCTTCCCCCAGCATGCTGTTCTGGATGATGTCGGCGAGAATCTCGACCGCTGCCGACAGGACAGAGACAGACCGGGCAGGCTTTCACCAAGAGCGAAAACAAAACACCTTCTGAGTTTGGAACtcaatttatttaaagtatCGGTGCTGAGGAACAGTCAAGGATTGAATGTTTACATCATAACACCTCacagttttcttcttcttcttcttattattatcatcatcgtcATGGTGATTGTTATGGAAGTGCTATCGTACCTCTCGGAAGGTCTTTAGAAAAGGCTTTGGCGTAATATACTGTCTGCTCTCTGGAAGTATAGGCATTCAAGTGGGCTCCCATGTTCTCAATCTCAAGCTCCAGGTCTAGCTGGGAACGCTTCCTGGTCCcctataaaatacagaaaaggaACACAGATACAGCACACACTCCAGTTGAATGAGCAATGGAAATCCTCCCAGCTCAGGTTCCTGCTCTGTTCGTGTATCgacacgcactctctctctcaccttaaATGCCATGTGCTCCAGGAAGTGGGCTGTGCCATTGTTCCTGTCATTCTCGTACCGACTCCCAGCATCGATCCACAGACCCACCTGCGACAACATGAAACATTAAACCttgacacatacagtacagcagGCCACAAggttgtggacacttgaccatcacacccatatttcCAAAACTAGACCAACACACTGTATAATAGGACGTCTCAAGAGTTTCTCTTCACTGCAACCAAGAGGTCCAAACCGGTTCCAGCGTGACGAAGCGCCTGTGCGTGAcgaagcgagctccatgaagacgtggtgtgttaaGGTCGGAGTGGGAGAACTCTTCAGCGCCCTGATCCCTCAACCCGAATGAACACCTTTGTactggatgaactggaaccggAGCCTCCTCGACATCGCATCATCAGTACCTGAATAAACACTAATCCCcacaaatctagtggaaagccttcccagaagagcggGGCTTATTCTAACAGGAGTGGTGACGGTGAGGTGTCTGCAAACGTTTGGACGGGTCTTGACACTGAACAACGTTAGACGGAGAGCTGATATTGAAACACCGTGTCGAGTACTGCGGTTACCGTGCAGGTCGGCAGTCCCGAATCTTCAGACGCCACTCTGAGGCCATTGGTCAGCGTGGTTAACTTCGTCTCAGGGACGTTGAGCGACACTTGAGCTGCGGCTTGCGTGGCCCGCTGACGAAACCTCTGAAATGACATAAAAGACGACTTTGTTTAGAATTGAGAGCGTTCCAGCAGCACACGTAAAAGACGAGGCACAAAATACACATCAGAAATACAGTAAGACTAAAAAattcatggggggaaaaaaaagcacaaatattaaaatgaatccATAACAGTCACGATAAGGCTGTACACGTTTATAAACACAGCTATCGAATAAACACTCCGAGTTTGTGTTATGGTTTTAACTGTGTGATGGACTTCAGCACATTAGCTCCACTCTTAGCTCCCCAGCCTTAACCTGAGCTCTGTACGACATGTTcaccacacactcccacacactctcacacactctcacacactctcacacactctcacacacgttTCTTCCTCTCACCTGTGTGACTGGACCTGTCTTCAGCAGATTCTGTACCAGACGCCCTCCAGCAACACCGAACAGCCGCACAGGCGCCGCCATTTTCTTTACACGGGTTCCGACGTCATCAGTGCCGGAAATGACGTCTgtttcttttggttttaataGCGGTTGGTAAACCAGCTTAAGGtggccacctactggactgagTGTGGGCTGCAGATTGGCAggtaataaaattaataacaataataataaataaataaataaataaatattagatGGTCATACTAAattactaaagtctctcacttatcccagtattttaGAACATTTATTATACACTTTCCCAGACGTTTTTCCGagcaagttctctagtgtcatgttttgcttTCTAATTCGCATCTTTAGCTCAGTTCTGTCGTCCTCGTATCTTTTGCAGTCGAACAGGATGTGTTTTACCGTCTCTTGTGTCCTGGAAATGACGTCGGTAAGACTCTAGAGATCGTTAACTTGTAATTCGCGATTTTCTGAACAGGACGAATCCAAAGGAAAGTCGGAATTCCTACTCGGAACGGTCTCCTGTCCTCAAcccccgagttcagcaagtgacgtcaaacCAACATCTGAGCAGAAAACACAGGAGCAGCAGCAGGTCTGACCTTTAAAATGAGTCACAGTGTATACACAAGCATTAACTTTAGATCCAGAcataagctagtgcgctccaaaacgaTGCTAAAATTCCCATTTAGAAGATTCAGAATCAATATACGGATCAACAATGTTGCTGACATCATGCTGcactgtccaatcaaacgcgCTCTAGAATCTGAAGCGTCCCACCCCCGACATTATAAACATCCACTGTACAAACTGTAGAGTATGGCTTAGCTATCGCCTATTTTACAAGGGATGGGGTCGCTCCATATGTCCGCCGCACCtgacttcctgcttcctgtGGAAATGACGTCAACACGTTGAGCAACGTATGTTTCAAGGCTTTTCATGTGGACTTGAAATCTATAACGACGACTCGTACAGTTGGTTGTTTTGaggagaaaaatgtaaacatctcCCACCACAGTTAGCGTGTTGCTCTCAAAAGACAAACACAGAGGTGCGGCATGTTTCTTCCCCCACGGCGTTCCCGGGCGTACCAGGTTTATCATGACTGGATTACTCCAAGAACAAGCTCtgccatcagccaatcacatttCAGTAGcatttcataaacatttttaatgcccaaaaaaaaaaaaaaagtgcatttacatttttaatgttcattttaGAACAGTTGTAGATATACAAAATAGAAAAAACTCACTCGCACTGTGTTACATAAAAGGAAAAATTCCAGAGTCttgaacttttttgtttgttttttttaattcggtGAACATTAACACCTCAGACTATTCAAAGTTCACGCTCAATATCAATCCATGTGATGGTTACCATACAGGGATCAGAAACTCTCGGCATCGGTGACTAACTGTACAGGCTGATCTCAAGGAGCACAGATGAACACGGGATCGAAACGTCCCTAGTGTGTACATGATATGTTGTCCATTATATAATGCTGGAGGTCAGGGTTCAGGGGCCGCAGGTTGGCTGGATGTACCACTGCGTGTGCGTAGCTGCGATTGCGCAATATCGGCCAGAGCGCTCTGTATCTTCTCCAGCAGTAAATCTCCTCTGTACACCACCTCTTCCAGCCGAGCTGCTGCTTCATGGTTCTCCTCCTCTAGCTGCCTCAGACTAGCGGCCTGGAGAAAGGACGAAGGAAGGAGAAACATGCACGTGCTCAGCAAACAGACCAACGAgcaatttgtcttttttttttttttttttttttttaaccgaaAAGCAATTATCTACAGGCTCCTCTTCATAAATTGTTCATTCGTTTGTTAACCAGGAGCACGCACTTTCCGCTCAAGGAGACGAACGGAGAAGAAGCGCCGATATCATTCATACACGTCAAAAGATCTGTTATAAGTCACGTGACACTTTACCTCGACACCGAGTCAGAGATGACGCTAATAATACCTGTAGAGCAGCGGTGGATTCTTCGCTGGGCAGAGAGTCAATCAAGACATCGACATCTTTAGCCGTTCTTGCAATCAGTGCCGCGAAAAGCTGCGCGTACTCTGTGGGACGAGACACCGAGCGGATTAGTTTCAACACCCCGTGCACGTGACGCGCAGCTGTGGACGTGTGACGTGGATGCCTTTACCTTCCGTGGGGTTTGACGGCTGATCCTTGTTGATGACGGTCTGGATGTTGCTGAAGGAAGCGGGCGGGGCGCACTGCTGCAGCACTCCGATGGCGTTACAGAACTGATCGGCCAACTACAACCCAGGCGTTTACAACAGTATAAGCTTAAATCGTCCAACAGCTGTTCCATAGCTTTAAGATTCCTTAATATGTAACAAACAACTTTAACAATGAAAAAGAAATTACTCAACGTTCTGGGATTGAgatcacacaaaaacaacaatgtatttttttgttttgtattatgtTGCTATTGTATGTATAGCTTGATTTGCCAGTTGAATACCTACACCAAACAGCCTAAACCCACAGAAACGGccgggcgatatgacaaaatcGGACATCATGGCgcttaaagacattttattatgaTACGCGATATGTATCAGGATATTCAGGTTGGGTAACCTGCAAGAAAAACAGTAGCGTTTTCAGTCTGTACGGGATTCGCAGAATTTATCCGCGTCATCGTTGTGTCGCGACTTTTTTTGTGCGGAAAACTTCTTGAAGCTTCAAGTGATGGtcgtcggtaaacgagacctttccgccgtactcgtgttcgacgcagggctttggctgaatgcgcgtcgtgatgacgtcgcATGATGCGTTTTGGTccaaaatctgcggtaatttcgGAAAACAATCCCAAGCTCCTCCGAATTCTGCGGGGGTTTGCTCGATTTATGTTCgttt
Proteins encoded in this region:
- the med21 gene encoding mediator of RNA polymerase II transcription subunit 21, with the protein product MADRLTQLQDAVNSLADQFCNAIGVLQQCAPPASFSNIQTVINKDQPSNPTEEYAQLFAALIARTAKDVDVLIDSLPSEESTAALQAASLRQLEEENHEAAARLEEVVYRGDLLLEKIQSALADIAQSQLRTRSGTSSQPAAPEP
- the pmpcb gene encoding mitochondrial-processing peptidase subunit beta, yielding MAAPVRLFGVAGGRLVQNLLKTGPVTQRFRQRATQAAAQVSLNVPETKLTTLTNGLRVASEDSGLPTCTVGLWIDAGSRYENDRNNGTAHFLEHMAFKGTRKRSQLDLELEIENMGAHLNAYTSREQTVYYAKAFSKDLPRAVEILADIIQNSMLGEAEIERERGVILREMQEVETNLQEVVFDYLHATAYQDTALGRTILGPAENIRTINRADLVEYITTHYKGPRIVLAAAGGVSHSELIDLAKYHFGKLPASYRDEAPALPPCSFTGSEIRVGDNKMPLAHIAIAVEAVGWSHPDTIPLMVANTLIGNWDRSFGGGVNLSSRLAQMACQGNLCHSFQSFNTCYTDTGLWGIYSVCEPNTVSDMVHFTQLEWMSLCTNVTESEVARAKNLLKTNMLLHLDGSTPICEDIGRQMLCYGRRIPLHELEARIDAIDANTIKEVCTKYIYNKAPAIAAVGPVDELADYNQIKSGMYWLRS